The following proteins are co-located in the Telopea speciosissima isolate NSW1024214 ecotype Mountain lineage chromosome 9, Tspe_v1, whole genome shotgun sequence genome:
- the LOC122638985 gene encoding disease resistance protein L6-like, which translates to KHGIHYLQNQLINDIVKQKYLNITDVDAGIEVIRQRFCNKKVLIVLDDVDQDIQAKSLAGDREWFGIGSKIIITSRNKNILIAQKADEIYEPNVMDLNDSLELFSHYAFGRDRPLEDYLDLSETMVKTTGGLPLALQVIGSSLYLKGKSVWEGMLKKLQKVPSNDVMKRLKISYDELDDEEQQMFLDTACFFIGMNKDIACHIWDECGFSSQVGLDALCVRSLVTISEKGELKMHDQLRDLGRQIVHQENKDEPEKRTRIWSQEEVLAVLNTKKGTSNVKGLSIDFRQISRSQCLMCEGFAAMTRLRLLQVDYAQSFGNFTHSFSELRWLSWKGCPDQNVQTNFRPWKLAVLDLSHSKITKSWMGWNYIKMAVNLKVLNLTSCHQLRSTPDISANQLLEVLILKDSINLDEIDTSICCLTKLVILDMSGCYNLESIPNLPSNLKSFDASYCTLLISLPMFSSLKNLEKLSFRGCKKLLHISGLPSSLASLDVGCCSSILDISGLPSSLTSLDVSYCSSIQDISDLPSSLTSLNAESCKSMVKLSSTSGGLRNLMTLCLDYCTSLEEIEGVGDEGLDSLQFFYIKCCPLKKLPKLTASKKLRSLMLHWNDVICDFEGEGMYSLEALEIVSCQSLRKVPNLPESKRLRILEINDCPKLSKIGHLEDYESLQKLSISEVPSLKILPDVSSLKNLSYFRINQCSSMERLPDLSNLKELLLLQIEGLEKLTEIPGLDRLESLRELKIAGCIAIERLPDLSNLKMLDGLDIEGCEILTEIHGIDRLEFLVYLDISGCGSLERLPDLSHLKNLYGLKIEACKNLTEIRGVDRLGFLRKLDIKGCESLERLPDLSNLKKLNDLKIEGWKNLTEIGGIERLQFLRRLDISGCESLERLSDLSNLQELFGLKIEDCKNLTEVHGIDRLEFLEYLDISRCGSLERLPDLSNLKKLYGLKIEACKNLTEIHGVDRLGFLRRLDISGCESLERLPDLSNIQELYSLKIEGCKNLTEIHGVDRLEFLRRSVKITGVV; encoded by the exons AAACATGGGATTCACTATCTACAAAACCAACTTATCAATGATATTGTGAAACAAAAATATCTAAATATTACAGATGTGGATGCTGGAATAGAAGTGATCCGGCAACGATTCTGTAACAAGAAAGTTCTTAttgttcttgatgatgtggATCAAGATATTCAAGCAAAGTCTCTGGCTGGGGACCGTGAATGGTTTGGTATTGGAAGTAAGATCATTATCACAAGCAGAAATAAGAATATTTTAATTGCTCAAAAAGCAGATGAGATTTATGAGCCCAATGTAATGGATTTAAATGATTCTCTTGAACTTTTTAGTCATTATGCCTTTGGAAGGGACCGACCTCTAGAAGATTATTTGGATCTCTCAGAAACTATGGTAAAAACTACTGGAGGACTTCCTTTGGCTCTTCAAGTTATAGGTTCATCTTTgtatttaaagggaaaatcaGTATGGGAAGGCATGTTAAAGAAGTTGCAAAAAGTTCCCAGTAATGATGTCATGAAAAGGTTGAAAATAAGTTATGATGAATTAGATGATGAGGAGCAACAAATGTTTCTTGATACTGCTTGTTTTTTCATTGGAATGAATAAAGACATTGCATGTCACATATGGGATGAGTGTGGTTTTTCTTCGCAAGTAGGACTTGATGCTCTTTGTGTAAGGTCTTTGGTAACAATTAGTGAAAAAGGTGAGTTAAAGATGCACGATCAGCTTCGGGATCTTGGAAGGCAAATTGTTCATCAAGAGAACAAAGATGAGCCAGAGAAACGTACTCGAATATGGTCTCAAGAGGAAGTCTTGGCTGTATTGAATACAAAGAAG GGAACAAGTAATGTTAAAGGACTTAGTATTGACTTTAGACAAATATCAAGGAGCCAATGTTTGATGTGTGAAGGATTTGCTGCAATGACAAGACTAAGGTTACTCCAAGTTGATTATGCACAATCTTTTGGGAACTTCACTCATTCTTTTTCAGAACTGAGATGGCTTAGTTGGAAAGGATGCCCCGACCAAAATGTGCAAACCAATTTTCGTCCATGGAAACTGGCAGTTCTTGATCTATCACATAGTAAGATTACAAAAAGCTGGATGGGTTGGAACTACATCAAG ATGGCAGTAAATCTAAAAGTTCTAAATCTCACGTCTTGCCATCAACTACGTAGTACTCCTGACATTTCAGCAAATCAACTCTTGGAGGTATTAATTCTTAAAGACTCTATAAATTTGGATGAGATTGATACGTCCATTTGTTGTCTCACGAAATTAGTCATATTAGATATGAGTGG CTGCTATAATCTTGAATCGATTCCTAATCTTCCTTCTAATTTAAAATCTTTTGATGCATCTTATTGCACATTGTTAATATCACTCCCAATGTTTTCAAGCCTGAAAAATCTAGAGAAGTTGAGCTTTCGAGGATGCAAGAAGCTTCTACACATCTCAGGTCTTCCCTCAAGTTTGGCCAGCCTTGATGTTGGTTGTTGCTCGTCAATTCTAGACATATCAGGTCTTCCCTCAAGTTTGACCAGCCTTGATGTTAGTTACTGCTCTTCAATTCAAGACATCTCAGATCTTCCCTCAAGTTTGACCAGCCTAAATGCTGAGTCTTGCAAGTCAATGGTAAAACTATCAAGTACATCAGGAGGCTTGAGAAATTTAATGACATTATGTCTTGATTATTGCACCAGCTTAGAAGAAATTGAAGGTGTTGGTGATGAGGGACTGGACTCCCTGCAGTTCTTCTACATTAAGTGCtgtccattaaaaaaattaccaaaactgACGGCCTCAAAAAAATTAAGGTCTTTAATGCTCCATTGGAACGATGTCATATGTGATTTTGAAGGTGAGGGTATGTACTCTTTGGAAGCGTTGGAGATAGTGTCTTGCCAATCATTAAGAAAAGTACCAAATCTGCCAGAGTCGAAAAGGCTGAGGATATTAGAAATCAATGACTGTCCAAAATTATCCAAGATTGGGCACCTTGAGGACTATGAATCCTTGCAAAAGTTATCAATTAGTGAGGTCCCATCATTAAAAATACTTCCGGATGTCTCATCCCTAAAGAACTTGAGCTATTTTAGAATCAATCAGTGCTCCTCTATGGAAAGGTTACCTGATCTTTCAAACTTAAAAGAGTTGTTGCTATTACAGATTGAGGGTTTGGAGAAGCTAACCGAAATTCCAGGCCTTGACAGATTGGAGTCCTTGCGAGAATTGAAAATAGCAGGATGCATAGCTATAGAAAGATTACCGGATCTGTCAAACTTAAAAATGTTGGATGGTCTGGATATTGAAGGCTGCGAGATTCTAACCGAGATTCATGGTATTGACAGATTGGAATTCTTAGTGTATTTGGATATTAGTGGGTGCGGGTCCTTGGAAAGGTTACCGGATCTGTCACACTTAAAAAACTTATATGGTCTAAAGATTGAAGCTTGCAAGAATCTAACCGAGATTCGGGGTGTTGACAGATTGGGATTCTTAAGGAAGTTGGATATTAAGGGCTGTGAGTCCTTGGAAAGATTACCGGATCtgtcaaacttaaaaaagttgAATGATTTAAAGATTGAAGGCTGGAAGAATCTAACCGAGATTGGTGGTATTGAAAGATTGCAATTCTTAAGAAGGTTGGACATTAGTGGGTGCGAGTCCTTGGAAAGGTTGTCTGATCTGTCAAACTTACAAGAGTTGTTTGGTCTAAAGATTGAAGATTGCAAGAATCTAACCGAGGTTCATGGTATTGACAGATTGGAATTCTTAGAGTATTTGGATATTAGTAGGTGCGGGTCCTTGGAAAGATTACCGGATTtgtcaaacttaaaaaagttgTATGGTCTAAAGATTGAAGCTTGCAAGAATCTAACTGAGATTCATGGTGTTGACAGATTGGGATTCTTAAGGAGGTTGGATATTAGTGGGTGCGAGTCCTTGGAAAGATTGCCGGATCTGTCAAACATACAAGAGTTGTATAGTCTAAAGATTGAAGGCTGCAAGAATCTAACTGAGATTCATGGTGTTGACAGATTGGAGTTCTTAAGGAG ATCTGTCAAAATTACAGGAGTTGTATAG
- the LOC122638986 gene encoding uncharacterized mitochondrial protein AtMg00810-like produces the protein MLGCKPVETPVEPNSHLRSKDGEPVDKGSYQWLVGRLIYLSHTRPDIAFAVSVVNQYMHDPHSSHLDVIYRILRYLKAAPEKGVLFSSHNHLRIESFTDADWAGCPDDWRSTSRYCTFVGGNLVT, from the coding sequence ATGTTAGGGTGTAAGCCAGTTGAAACCCCTGTTGAGCCTAATTCACATCTTAGGAGTAAAGATGGTGAACCAGTTGATAAGGGCAGCTACCAGTGGTTGGTTGGTAGACTgatttatttatctcacactaGGCCAGATATAGCCTTTGCTGTTAGTGTGGTCAATCAGTACATGCACGACCCTCATTCATCACATTTAGATGTTATTTATAGAATTTTGAGATACCTGAAGGCTGCTCCTGAGAAAGGTGTTCTCTTCTCATCACACAATCACCTCCGTATTGAGTCATTcacagatgcagattgggctggctgcCCAGATGATTGGAGATCTACATCTAGgtattgcacctttgttggtggTAACTTGGTCACTTGA